A part of Fusarium oxysporum Fo47 chromosome III, complete sequence genomic DNA contains:
- a CDS encoding bola protein has protein sequence MICNTCRRAAMRSARLPLRTLVRAPTTITRITTQIPTSTPRRLLSTSTTRFSAAVEEEPDLPSMSPAESAIAEILSEKLQPTELLVQDVSGGCGSMYAIDITSPAFKGQTILKQQRMVNAALGDLVKGWHGVQIRTKVPSA, from the coding sequence ATGATCTGCAATACTTGTCGCCGCGCAGCAATGCGCTCTGCTCGTCTGCCTCTGCGCACGCTTGTCCGCGCTCCTACAACCATCACCCGCATTACAACACAAATACCTACATCAACGCCCCGAAGACTTCTCTCGACTTCTACCACTCGGTTCTCCGCTGCCGTTGAGGAAGAGCCCGATCTGCCTTCCATGAGCCCCGCCGAGTCTGCCATCGCCGAGATACTCTCCGAGAAGCTTCAACCCACTGAACTACTTGTCCAAGATGTTTCGGGTGGTTGTGGAAGCATGTACGCCATCGATATCACATCCCCTGCTTTCAAGGGTCAGACAATCCTTAAGCAGCAGCGTATGGTGAATGCTGCTCTCGGCGATCTTGTCAAGGGCTGGCACGGCGTTCAGATCAGGACCAAGGTCCCTTCTGCTTAA
- a CDS encoding peptidase S8/S53 domain-containing protein, with product MVRLSIVAALYAAVVSAVDFDKIAVGKGHSRLPGAYIFEFEENHDCADFFAKASSRGKTRMQYNYKLFKGASIQFTDIDNAEDLASEMALLPGIKQKWPVQTFSIPKPEVHWTGTPGMEYKSIKKRGFEERDAVNDTFSPHVMTQIDKLRAEGVTGKGLKVALVDSGIDYKHPALGGCFGKNCLVSFGTDLVGDAYDGSNHAKPDNDPMDCAGHGTHVAGILAAQKNTMGFTGAAPGVQIGAYRAFGCNGEAGNDVLIAAFNQAFEDGADIISASIGGPSGWSEEPWAVAVSRIVEQGVPCVLAAGNAGATGMFYASTAANGKKVTAVGSFDNTKSLALLNASKYSIDGGPEHEFGHLSGKPSAWKGVKLPLWALNYDTSVADDGCDEWPKNTPDLGNYIVLLRRGSCTFDAKAANAVKAGAKYIMFYSNKEDLAPFDVSSVGGIKAASIVSPEQGADWIASLKAKKKITLSMSDGSDGNVILEQKHNNITAGAASTFSSWGPTWEMDVKPQFGAPGGKILSTYPRSMGSYAVLSGTSMASPLVAGIVALIAEARGTRDPALIENLLSASANPQLFNDGKTFYDFLAPVPQQGGGIVQAHDAAHAKVLLSRSSLSFNDTDHFVESLNFTVKNTGKKQIDLQISHVPAVTMFTLVENYIYPDEFPNDFAKEHASLKFSESKVTIDAGESIVIEVLATPPKGLNATRLPVWSGYVTINGTDGTSLSLPYQGLTGSLHDSMVLGPKDTWIANSTDENRFPVPDNTTWTLPKPGTANNLTDTLPGLTWFLALGSAKLHAEIMPVTTEKPTSSKKPRVIGEPIDFPLLWNAMGANSQAFTGELADGTFAPAGQYVVRYRALRIFGNEKKKEDWDEAYSPVFTIRYEK from the exons atgGTGCGATTAAGTATAGTTGCTGCGCTCTACGCTGCGGTGGTCAGCGCAGTGGACTTTGATAAGATCGCTGTTGGAAAAGGTCATAGTCGGTTACCGGGTGCTTACATCTTCGAGTTCGAAGAGAACCAT GACTGTGCCGACTTCTTCGCCAAGGCTTCGTCACGAGGCAAGACTCGTATGCAGTACAACTACAAGCTGTTCAAAGGAGCTTCGATACAATTCACCGATATCGACAATGCTGAAGACCTAGCTTCCGAGATGGCATTATTGCCTGGCATCAAGCAAAAATGGCCTGTCCAGACATTCAGCATCCCCAAGCCAGAGGTTCACTGGACGGGCACACCGGGAATGGAGTACAAGTCTATTAAAAAACGAGGCTTTGAGGAGAGGGATGCTGTGAATGATACGTTTTCGCCGCATGTCATGACGCAGATTGATAAGTTGAGGGCAGAGGGTGTCACGGGCAAGGGTCTCAAGGTTGCCCTCGTCGACAGTGGT ATCGACTATAAACATCCAGCCCTTGGAGGCTGCTTCGGCAAAAACTGTCTTGTCTCCTTCGGCACTGATCTCGTAGGCGACGCATACGACGGCTCCAACCACGCCAAGCCCGACAACGACCCCATGGACTGCGCCGGTCACGGCACCCACGTCGCCGGTATTCTTGCCGCCCAAAAGAACACAATGGGTTTCACCGGCGCCGCACCCGGTGTGCAAATAGGAGCCTACCGTGCGTTTGGCTGTAACGGCGAAGCTGGAAACGATGTCCTCATCGCAGCGTTCAACCAGGCGTTTGAAGACGGTGCAGATATTATTTCAGCTTCTATCGGCGGTCCGTCGGGCTGGTCCGAAGAACCGTGGGCGGTGGCTGTTTCGAGAATCGTCGAACAGGGcgttccttgtgttcttgCGGCGGGGAATGCAGGGGCTACGGGAATGTTTTATGCGAGTACGGCTGCGAATGGGAAGAAAGTTACTGCTGTTGGGTCGTTTGACAACACCAAGTCTCTCGCGCTCCTGAATGCGTCGAAATACAGCATCGATGGGGGTCCTGAGCATGAGTTTGGACACTTGAGTGGTAAGCCAAGTGCCTGGAAGGGCGTGAAGCTGCCACTCTGGGCACTCAACTACGACACGTCGGTCGCTGATGATGGCTGCGATGAGTGGCCTAAGAACACACCTGATCTCGGCAATTATATCGTTCTTCTCCGACGAGGTTCTTGTACCTTCGATGCCAAAGCTGCCAACGCAGTCAAAGCTGGTGCAAAGTACATCATGTTCTACAGCAACAAGGAAGATCTCGCACCATTCGACGTCTCTTCTGTCGGGGGTATCAAAGCAGCAAGCATCGTGTCTCCCGAACAAGGCGCAGACTGGATCGCTTCCCtgaaagcaaagaagaagatcaccCTGAGCATGTCAGACGGAAGTGACGGCAACGTTATTCTCGAGCAGAAGCACAACAACATTACAGCTGGTGCAGCCAGTACCTTTTCCTCATGGGGTCCAACATGGGAAATGGACGTGAAGCCTCAATTCGGAGCCCCAGGCGGTAAAATCCTCTCAACGTACCCCCGAAGCATGGGAAGTTACGCCGTGTTATCAGGTACTTCTATGGCTTCTCCCCTCGTCGCTGGCATCGTCGCTCTCATTGCAGAAGCCAGGGGCACACGCGATCCAGCACTCATCGAGAACCTCCTCTCGGCCAGCGCAAACCCGCAATTATTCAACGATGGGAAAACATTTTATGACTTTCTCGCACCTGTTCCGCAGCAGGGCGGCGGTATCGTGCAGGCTCACGATGCCGCCCACGCAAAAGTCCTTTTATCGCGATCAAGTCTTTCGTTCAACGACACGGATCATTTTGTTGAGTCCTTGAACTTCACGGTTAAGAACACGGGCAAGAAACAGATCGATTTGCAGATTTCTCACGTCCCGGCTGTTACGATGTTTACGCTTGTCGAGAATTACATTTATCCGGATGAATTTCCTAATGACTTCGCCAAAGAGCATGCTAGCCTCAAGTTCAGCGAGTCGAAAGTTACTATTGATGCTGGCGAAAGCATCGTCATCGAGGTGCTGGCTACGCCTCCCAAGGGTCTTAACGCAACTCGTTTGCCTGTTTGGTCGGGTTATGTAACTATCAACGGCACCGACGGAACATCTCTATCACTTCCATACCAAGGTCTAACAGGCTCTCTCCACGATTCAATGGTCCTCGGACCTAAAGATACATGGATCGCAAACTCAACCGACGAGAATCGCTTCCCCGTGCCGGACAACACAACGTGGACACTCCCCAAGCCCGGCACAGCAAACAACCTCACCGACACACTGCCCGGCCTTACATGGTTCCTCGCTCTAGGCTCAGCAAAGCTTCACGCTGAAATCATGCCGGTAACAACCGAGAAACCAACATCTTCCAAAAAGCCACGCGTTATCGGAGAGCCGATTGACTTTCCCCTGCTGTGGAACGCAATGGGTGCTAACTCGCAAGCTTTCACTGGTGAACTTGCAGATGGCACCTTTGCGCCGGCGGGACAGTATGTTGTGAGATATAGAGCGCTGAGAATATTTGGTaatgagaagaaaaaggaggaTTGGGATGAGGCGTATTCGCCTGTTTTTACGATTCGATATGAAAAGTAA
- a CDS encoding major facilitator superfamily domain-containing protein, whose protein sequence is MTAESSKSQSPASASASRDDWDVSEAGPLLARFVGGGQLAPDADTEASTLIGTASPADYGAVTSSGDGTAEEAGVAKPEGTPLPKLQVLLLCYARVMEPIAFFSIFPFIAQMVQENGNLPKSDVGFYSGLIESLFSATQMTVLLSWSRLADRIGRKPVLLITLFGTAVGPVLFGMSKTIWQMILFRCIAGLFSGSGLVIRTMLSELSTPETQAKAFSWFAFGGNIGIFLGPIIGGALADPAHQFPRAFGNVQFFIDYPYALQGVVVGLISSTSCITTAFLLKETLHEPKKARHEENGQPRMSTWELVKSRQVALVLWAYSHAMFLAFVFTAILPVVLYTPIKLGGTGFNAFQISIYMAIQGASQAIWLLIAFPILHRRLGTRGVMKICGYAYPWFFVGFIILNTLLRADTHATTVIFWILGAVVTIVGPGVSMAFTGVQLALNDVAPDPHFLGTLNALALSLASGIRAIVPGAATAIYAVGVRGQIFWGHLAWVIMIPCAVGFTVACQYIPEGKKSSKDDNEDDENES, encoded by the coding sequence ATGACGGCAGAATCATCCAAATCTCAAAGTcctgcctctgcctctgcctcgCGCGATGACTGGGATGTCTCTGAAGCTGGACCGTTGCTTGCGCGTTTCGTTGGCGGGGGTCAACTTGCCCCAGATGCCGACACCGAAGCCTCAACTCTGATCGGCACCGCGTCGCCAGCCGACTATGGAGCTGTAACTTCCTCTGGTGATGGCACGGCAGAGGAAGCGGGTGTCGCGAAGCCGGAGGGCACACCGCTGCCCAAACTCCAGGTCTTGCTGCTCTGCTACGCGCGTGTGATGGAGCCGattgccttcttctccatctttccCTTCATTGCGCAGATGGTCCAGGAGAATGGCAATCTACCCAAGAGTGATGTTGGTTTTTACAGCGGCCTTATCGAGTCACTTTTCTCGGCTACCCAGATGACGGTGCTTCTCAGCTGGAGTCGGCTCGCTGATCGTATTGGTCGGAAGcctgttcttctcatcacgCTTTTTGGCACGGCTGTTGGGCCTGTGTTATTTGGCATGTCCAAGACGATCTGGCAGATGATCCTGTTCCGATGTATAGCGGGTCTGTTTTCTGGCTCTGGTCTCGTCATCAGGACTATGCTCTCTGAACTCAGCACCCCTGAAACACAGGCCAAGGCCTTCAGCTGGTTCGCATTTGGTGGAAACATAGGAATATTCTTGGGCCCTATAATCGGCGGCGCCCTTGCAGACCCAGCTCATCAATTTCCACGAGCGTTTGGAAATGTCCAGTTCTTCATCGACTATCCCTACGCGCTGCaaggtgttgttgttggactGATCAGCTCTACAAGCTGCATTACAACCGCTTTCCTTCTCAAAGAGACACTTCATGAGCCGAAAAAGGCTCGCCATGAAGAGAATGGCCAGCCTCGAATGTCAACTTGGGAACTCGTCAAGTCTCGCCAAGTGGCCCTCGTTCTTTGGGCTTACAGCCATGCCATGTTCCTCGCCTTCGTGTTCACGGCCATTCTTCCTGTCGTTCTTTACACCCCTATTAAGCTTGGAGGCACAGGCTTCAACGCGTTCCAGATCTCCATTTACATGGCCATCCAAGGTGCCAGCCAAGCCATCTGGTTGCTCATCGCCTTCCCCATACTGCACCGACGTCTTGGTACGCGCGGTGTCATGAAAATCTGTGGATACGCATACCCCTGGTTCTTCGTTGGATTCATCATTCTGAACACGCTTCTACGTGCAGACACGCACGCTACGACGGTCATTTTCTGGATCTTGGGCGCAGTGGTCACTATCGTTGGACCTGGCGTCTCCATGGCATTTACAGGCGTACAGCTAGCTCTCAACGACGTTGCGCCAGATCCTCATTTCTTGGGCACGCTGAATGCTCTGGCCCTGAGTCTTGCAAGTGGTATAAGAGCCATTGTACCAGGTGCCGCAACGGCCATTTATGCCGTGGGTGTTCGTGGGCAGATCTTCTGGGGTCATCTGGCGTGGGTGATAATGATTCCTTGTGCTGTGGGTTTTACTGTGGCTTGTCAGTATATACCCGAGGGAAAGAAGTCTTCAAAGGATGATAACGAAGACGACGAGAACGAATCGTGA
- a CDS encoding uncharacterized protein (domain of unknown function-domain containing protein), whose translation MVYYFTSNVVDPPGFIYVGKDKFENEDLIKFGWEEDIWFHADKLSSAHIYLRMQEGQAWDALPEELVMDLAQLTKANSIEGNKKDNVTVIYTPWSNLKKDGSMEVGQVGFKDPRKVKRVLVPQRENPIVNRLNKTKVEKKPDFKQERDDRLKELRRRDQAAFQARKKEEARQAQEWKEKKWQKDHAYDDIFTEENMAGSSNQDRDENWEDDFM comes from the exons ATGGTCTATTATTTCACCTCCAACGTGGTCGATCCTCCAGGATTCATCTATGTCGGCAAGGACAAGTTCGAGA ATGAGGACCTGATCAAGTTCGGCTGGGAAGAGGATATCTG G TTCCACGCGGATAAACTCTCCAGTGCGCATATCTACCTACGCATGCAAGAAGGCCAGGCATGGGACGCCCTCCCTGAAGAACTCGTCATGGACCTCGCCCAACTGACAAAGGCCAATTCCATCGAGG GCAACAAGAAAGACAACGTCACAGTCATCTACACACCATGGTCCAACCTCAAGAAAGACGGCAGCATGGAGGTCGGCCAAGTCGGCTTCAAGGACCCCCGCAAAGTAAAGCGCGTCCTGGTTCCCCAGCGCGAGAACCCCATCGTCAACCGTCTTAACAAGAcaaaggttgagaagaagccagacTTTAAGCAGGAGAGAGATGATCGCCTCAAGGAGCTGCGACGTCGTGACCAGGCAGCTTTCCAAGCCAGG aagaaggaggaggctcgACAGGCTCAGGAgtggaaggagaagaagtggcAGAAGGACCATGCCTACGATGATATCTTCACAGAGGAGAACATGGCTGGTTCGAGTAACCAGGACCGCGATGAGAACTGGGAGGACGACTTTATGTAA